The following coding sequences lie in one Bacillota bacterium genomic window:
- a CDS encoding deoxyguanosinetriphosphate triphosphohydrolase — protein MCVRERTEQEEAERLSPYAALARNSQGRARQESEDELRTCFQRDRDRLLHCKAFRRLKHKTQVFYSPEGDHYRTRLTHTLEVSQIARTMARALRLNEDLTEAIALGHDLGHTPFGHSGEAALNEVLPGGFRHNVQSLRVVEHVERREGKTERGLNLTLEVRDGILCHSADWPEQARTLEGQIVRMADKIAYVNHDVDDAMRAGIITEEMVPDLARRVLGPTRRERLNTLVNDLIEQSEGKPVVSQSDEVARAMASLRDFMFERVYVGSVAKAEGDKARALLVQLFHYYLEHPEELARDAGEISAMEDPIQTVVD, from the coding sequence ATGTGCGTAAGGGAGAGGACAGAGCAGGAGGAAGCCGAGAGACTGTCGCCCTATGCCGCACTCGCCCGGAACTCCCAGGGCAGGGCGCGCCAAGAGAGCGAGGACGAACTGCGTACCTGCTTCCAGCGGGACCGCGACCGGCTGTTGCACTGCAAGGCTTTTCGCCGGCTCAAGCACAAGACTCAGGTGTTCTACTCACCGGAGGGGGATCACTACCGGACCAGGCTCACTCATACGCTTGAGGTATCACAGATCGCGCGGACCATGGCGCGGGCCTTGCGCCTCAATGAGGACTTGACCGAGGCGATTGCCCTGGGCCATGACCTCGGGCATACGCCGTTTGGGCATTCCGGCGAAGCGGCGCTGAATGAGGTGTTGCCTGGGGGGTTTCGGCACAACGTTCAGAGTCTGCGTGTGGTGGAACACGTGGAGCGCAGAGAGGGCAAGACAGAGAGAGGCTTGAACCTGACCTTGGAGGTCCGTGACGGGATACTCTGTCATTCGGCGGATTGGCCGGAGCAGGCGCGCACCTTAGAGGGACAGATCGTAAGAATGGCGGACAAGATAGCCTACGTCAACCACGATGTTGACGATGCGATGCGGGCAGGGATCATAACAGAAGAGATGGTGCCGGACTTGGCCAGGCGGGTACTGGGCCCCACCCGTCGCGAGCGGCTGAACACTCTTGTCAACGACTTGATTGAGCAGAGCGAGGGAAAGCCTGTGGTGTCCCAGAGTGACGAGGTCGCCCGAGCTATGGCCTCCCTTCGGGACTTCATGTTTGAGCGCGTCTATGTTGGGTCTGTGGCCAAGGCCGAGGGGGACAAAGCCCGGGCGCTCTTGGTGCAGCTATTTCACTATTATTTGGAGCACCCAGAAGAGCTCGCCCGGGATGCCGGGGAGATATCGGCAATGGAAGACCCAATCCAGACGGTTGTGGAC